A part of Limihaloglobus sulfuriphilus genomic DNA contains:
- a CDS encoding phosphoribosylanthranilate isomerase translates to MTGNSDKLFVKICGITHPRQAELTAAAGADAIGLVFYPPSPRNVDVSLARRIANAAAPVPCVGVFVNETPAKIIKTAQNLKLAAVQLHGNEPAEDAREIMGAGIKVIKFFRPDSLPLVDYPADVYLIEGSKGELPGGNGTVWNYHIPERFRKRAVLLAGGLGPDNLARACEAALPDGVDASSSLEIGPGIKDIKLVEKFINSAKNLKINVPLRRILI, encoded by the coding sequence ATGACAGGAAATAGCGACAAACTTTTTGTGAAGATATGCGGCATAACACATCCGCGGCAGGCAGAGCTGACCGCTGCGGCGGGAGCCGATGCGATCGGGCTCGTTTTCTATCCGCCAAGCCCGCGAAATGTGGATGTATCGCTGGCCAGGCGTATTGCTAATGCGGCGGCTCCAGTGCCGTGTGTGGGAGTGTTTGTCAATGAGACACCGGCGAAGATTATAAAAACCGCACAGAATCTCAAACTCGCGGCTGTTCAGCTGCACGGCAATGAACCTGCCGAAGATGCCCGGGAAATAATGGGTGCCGGCATAAAGGTGATAAAATTTTTCCGTCCCGATTCACTGCCTTTGGTTGATTATCCGGCGGATGTTTATCTGATCGAAGGCTCAAAAGGCGAATTGCCCGGCGGCAACGGTACGGTCTGGAATTATCATATCCCAGAGCGGTTCCGCAAAAGGGCGGTTCTGCTTGCCGGCGGGCTTGGGCCGGACAATCTGGCTCGGGCGTGTGAGGCGGCACTGCCGGACGGCGTGGACGCTTCGAGCAGCCTCGAGATAGGCCCGGGGATAAAAGATATAAAACTTGTTGAAAAATTTATAA
- the trpC gene encoding indole-3-glycerol phosphate synthase TrpC, with product MSSREKNILETIMASRRAQVATQKAVMPLEAIKDMASVMPAVGSSFYDCLAAKDSVRIIAEIKRASPSKGDICPELEPEKTALSYVRGGAAAISVLTESEFFKGSARDFADVRGAVDVPLLRKDFIFDQYQVYESKMMGANALLLIVRVLEGPLLKDLIQLTESLGMDSLVEVHQAAETEKALNAGAKIVGINNRDLKTFDTDIKVAAQVSKELPGDCIAVAASGIFARTDIDFYLERGVNCFLVGESIVRSAVPAAFIRELRGVK from the coding sequence TTGAGCAGCAGAGAAAAAAACATACTTGAAACAATAATGGCCTCTCGCCGGGCACAGGTCGCGACGCAGAAAGCTGTCATGCCTCTGGAAGCAATAAAGGATATGGCATCTGTAATGCCGGCGGTGGGCAGCAGTTTTTATGACTGCCTCGCGGCAAAAGACAGCGTTCGGATTATTGCCGAAATAAAACGTGCATCGCCGTCAAAGGGTGATATCTGCCCTGAGCTTGAGCCGGAAAAAACAGCCCTTTCATACGTACGCGGCGGTGCGGCGGCAATTTCGGTACTGACAGAGAGCGAATTCTTCAAAGGCAGTGCCAGGGACTTCGCTGATGTCCGCGGCGCGGTTGATGTACCGCTTTTACGAAAGGATTTCATCTTTGACCAGTATCAGGTGTACGAGTCGAAGATGATGGGCGCCAATGCCCTGCTGCTGATAGTCCGCGTCCTGGAAGGGCCGCTTTTAAAAGACCTTATCCAGCTTACAGAATCTCTGGGTATGGATTCACTCGTTGAGGTACACCAGGCAGCAGAGACAGAAAAGGCCCTGAATGCCGGCGCTAAAATTGTCGGCATAAACAACCGCGACCTGAAGACTTTCGACACAGATATTAAGGTGGCTGCTCAGGTTTCTAAAGAGCTGCCTGGCGATTGTATTGCCGTCGCTGCGAGCGGGATATTTGCACGTACCGATATAGATTTCTATCTCGAACGCGGAGTGAACTGCTTTCTTGTCGGCGAGAGTATTGTCCGCTCGGCTGTTCCGGCGGCGTTTATAAGAGAACTGCGGGGAGTCAAATGA
- the trpD gene encoding anthranilate phosphoribosyltransferase, whose protein sequence is MINELLKKITSRTDLTQTESAEMLSAILSGEVSPVMIAALISSLSTKGETFAELAGAARAMRSKAHRIQVISPVVVDTCGTGGDASGTFNISTAAAFVVAGAGITVAKHGNRSISSKCGSADVLEELGVNLEMEPELVEDAINEIGIGFMFAPKFHGAMKYAMPVRKELGIRSIFNMLGPLTNPAGANYQVLGVFAPQLTEMFAEALKLLGCRSAAVVHGHDGLDEISVCDATRISELKDGMVKTYELLPEQFFGEAADLDDLKGGEAPENAKIIKDIYSGRKGPARNVVVINAAAAISAAGKAENISQGVKLAEEAIDTGNAAAKLDALIRYTQEN, encoded by the coding sequence ATGATAAACGAGCTTTTGAAAAAGATAACATCAAGAACTGACCTTACCCAGACAGAATCCGCTGAAATGCTATCGGCGATTCTTTCCGGTGAGGTCTCGCCGGTAATGATCGCCGCCCTGATCAGCTCACTGAGCACCAAGGGTGAGACATTCGCCGAGCTTGCCGGCGCTGCACGTGCCATGCGGAGCAAGGCGCATCGGATCCAGGTCATCTCGCCGGTAGTGGTTGATACCTGCGGTACCGGCGGAGACGCTTCGGGCACGTTCAATATCTCGACAGCGGCGGCGTTTGTCGTTGCCGGTGCAGGAATAACCGTCGCAAAGCACGGCAACCGCTCGATTTCCAGCAAATGCGGCAGTGCTGATGTGCTCGAGGAGCTGGGCGTAAACCTCGAAATGGAACCGGAGCTGGTAGAAGATGCGATAAACGAGATCGGCATCGGCTTTATGTTTGCCCCGAAGTTTCACGGCGCGATGAAATACGCCATGCCCGTCCGTAAAGAGCTTGGCATACGGAGTATCTTTAATATGCTTGGGCCGCTGACCAACCCTGCCGGCGCAAATTATCAGGTGCTCGGTGTGTTCGCGCCGCAGTTGACAGAGATGTTCGCCGAGGCACTCAAACTGCTCGGCTGCAGAAGTGCCGCGGTGGTACACGGCCATGATGGGCTTGACGAGATAAGCGTTTGTGACGCGACACGCATCAGCGAGCTTAAAGATGGAATGGTAAAGACTTACGAGCTTCTACCAGAACAGTTTTTCGGCGAAGCGGCAGACCTTGATGACCTGAAAGGCGGAGAGGCACCGGAAAACGCTAAAATAATCAAGGATATTTACTCCGGCAGAAAGGGCCCGGCGAGAAATGTCGTTGTAATAAACGCCGCAGCCGCGATCTCCGCCGCCGGCAAGGCAGAGAATATCAGCCAAGGCGTTAAATTAGCAGAAGAAGCCATCGATACAGGAAACGCCGCGGCAAAACTCGATGCGTTAATAAGATATACACAGGAGAATTAA
- a CDS encoding anthranilate synthase component II has translation MIFMLDNYDSFTYNLVQYLRKLEREVVVKRNDQTTIEEIEALSPEGIVISPGPGNPDSAGISLEVIKHFAGRAAILGVCLGHQAIAQAFGGKIVRAKRIMHGKTSEITTDSQGVFESFKKPFQAMRYHSLVAERDTLPEVFTVSAQSDDGEIMAIRHKEFAIEGIQFHPESIMTPLGMKILRNYLKIIDKQ, from the coding sequence ATGATATTTATGCTGGATAATTACGATTCGTTTACATATAACCTTGTGCAGTATCTGCGAAAGCTCGAACGCGAGGTTGTCGTAAAACGCAACGATCAGACCACAATCGAAGAGATCGAGGCTCTTTCGCCCGAGGGAATTGTCATTTCACCCGGGCCGGGCAATCCCGACAGTGCGGGAATCTCGCTGGAGGTTATCAAACATTTTGCCGGCAGGGCGGCGATTCTCGGCGTATGTCTGGGGCACCAGGCGATTGCCCAGGCGTTCGGCGGAAAAATCGTCCGTGCAAAACGCATTATGCACGGCAAGACTTCTGAGATAACTACAGACTCCCAGGGAGTTTTCGAATCTTTTAAGAAACCGTTTCAGGCCATGCGGTACCATTCGCTTGTTGCCGAGCGGGATACGCTGCCGGAGGTTTTCACCGTCAGTGCCCAGAGCGACGATGGCGAGATTATGGCCATCCGGCACAAGGAATTTGCCATCGAGGGCATTCAGTTTCACCCTGAATCCATAATGACCCCGCTGGGAATGAAGATACTGAGAAACTATTTGAAGATTATAGATAAGCAATAG